From one Coffea eugenioides isolate CCC68of chromosome 11, Ceug_1.0, whole genome shotgun sequence genomic stretch:
- the LOC113753150 gene encoding DNA-directed RNA polymerase 1B, mitochondrial-like isoform X2 translates to MAVLEWYKLPAILVKPLSMRIHKFLEKTKRKNAMNKNPEKETEPVAKAEDRLRKKVNVLMKKQKLHQVREIVKHHDGSKPWGQDAQVKVGCRLIQIMMETAYIQPPVDQFEDGPPDIRPAFVHTLKTVETQRGSRRYGVIECDPLVRKGLERTAKHMVIPYMPMLVPPLNWTGYDRGAYLFLPSYIMRTHGAKQQREALRRCPKQQLEPVFQALDTLGSTKWRVNKRVLGVIDRIWASGGRLADLVDRDDIPLPEEPDTEDEREIRKWKWKVNNVKKENSERHSQRCDIELKLAVARKMKDEEGFFYPHNLDFRGRAYPMHPHLNHLGSDLCRGILEFAEGRPLGNSGLNWLKIHLANVYGGGVDKLSHEGRAAFAENHLEDIFDSADRPLEGRRWWLNAEDPFQCLATCMNLSEALRSPSPETTMSHLPIHQDGSCNGLQHYAALGRDKLGAAAVNLVAGEKPADVYSGIAARVLDIMRKDAARDPASDPNVLRARLLINQVDRKLVKQTVMTSVYGVTYIGARDQIKRRLKERCAIEDEAELFSAACYAAKTTLTALGEMFEAARSIMSWLGDCAKVIAMENQPVRWTTPLGLPVVQPYRKLGRHLIKTSLQVLTLQRETDKVMVKRQRTAFPPNFVHSLDGSHMMMTAIACREAGLNFAGVHDSYWTHACDVDQMNKILRQKFVELYEAPILEDLLDNFQKSFPKLKFPPLPERGDFDLREVLESPYFFN, encoded by the exons ATGGCAGTGCTAGAGTGGTACAAGCTGCCTGCCATATTGGTGAAGCCATTGAGCATGAG AATACACAAGTTTCTGGAGAAGACCAAACGGAAGAATGCAATGAATAAGAATCCTGAGAAAGAAACTGAACCAGTGGCTAAGGCAGAAGATAGACTAAGGAAAAAGGTCAATGTTCTGATGAAAAAGCAGAAGCTTCATCAAGTAAGGGAGATAGTAAAACATCATGATGGTTCAAAGCCCTGGGGGCAGGATGCTCAAGTTAAG GTTGGATGCCGTTTGATTCAGATTATGATGGAAACAGCCTACATACAGCCTCCAGTCGATCAGTTTGAAGATGGTCCACCTGATATTCGACCTGCATTTGTTCACACACTTAAGACTGTTGAAACACA GAGGGGCAGCAGGAGATATGGGGTGATTGAGTGTGACCCTCTAGTAAGGAAGGGCCTGGAGAGAACA GCTAAGCACATGGTGATTCCATATATGCCAATGCTGGTCCCTCCCCTGAACTGGACAGG GTATGACAGAGGTGCTTATTTGTTTTTGCCTTCCTATATCATGCGTACACATGGAGCAAAACAACAGCGAGAGGCTCTTAGGAGATGTCCAAAACAGCAACTAGAACCAGTTTTCCAG GCGCTTGACACACTTGGAAGTACAAAATGGAGGGTTAATAAAAGGGTGCTTGGTGTCATAGACAGAATTTGGGCCAGCGGTGGCCGTCTTGCTGATTTAGTTGACCGTGACGAT ATCCCTTTGCCAGAAGAGCCAGACACCGAAGATGAAAGAGAAATCAGGAAATGGAAGTGGAAAGTTAATAATGTGAAAAAAGAGAACAGTGAGAGGCATTCGCAGCGGTGTGATATAGAACTTAAGCTTGCT GTTGCTCggaaaatgaaggatgaggagggctTCTTTTATCCACACAATCTTGATTTCCGAGGCCGTGCATATCCCATGCACCCACATTTGAACCATCTTGGGTCTGATCTATGCCGTGGAATCCTTGAATTTGCAGAGGGGCGTCCACTTGGAAACTCAGGCTTGAACTGGTTGAAAATACATTTGGCAAATGTTTATGGTGGTGGTGTGGACAAGTTATCTCATGAAGGTCGTGCAGCATTTGCCGAAAACCATTTGGAGGACATATTTGATTCTGCAGACAGGCCTCTTGAAGGAAGGCGTTGGTGGTTGAATGCAGAGGATCCCTTTCAGTGCTTAGCAACATGTATGAATCTCTCTGAAGCATTGAGAAGTCCCTCTCCAGAGACTACCATGTCGCACTTGCCTATCCACCAG GATGGTTCATGCAATGGCCTGCAACATTATGCTGCTCTTGGAAGGGATAAG TTGGGAGCAGCAGCAGTCAATCTTGTTGCTGGTGAAAAGCCTGCCGATGTTTATTCTGGAATTGCTGCTAG GGTTCTTGACATTATGCGAAAAGATGCAGCAAGAGACCCTGCAAGTGATCCAAATGTCTTGAGGGCCAGGCTGCTGATCAACCAG GTGGACAGGAAATTGGTCAAGCAAACGGTCATGACATCAGTCTATGGTGTCACTTATATTGGTGCACGTGATCAAATTAAGAGGAGGTTAAAAGAACGTTGTGCCATTGAAGATGAAGCTGAGTTGTTTTCTGCAGCTTGCTATGCAGCAAAA ACCACCTTGACTGCTTTAGGGGAGATGTTTGAAGCAGCACGAAGCATCATGAGTTGGCTTGGTGACTGTGCGAAG GTCATTGCTATGGAAAATCAGCCAGTGCGGTGGACTACTCCACTTGGGCTTCCTGTTGTGCAACCTTATCGTAAACTCGGAAGGCATCTT ATTAAGACATCTCTTCAGGTTTTAACATTGCAACGAGAAACAGATAAG GTAATGGTTAAGCGGCAGAGAACAGCTTTCCCTCCAAATTTTGTCCACTCCCTTGATGGCTCTCATATGATGATGACTGCCATTGCTTGTAGAGAAGCTGGCTTGAATTTTGCAG GGGTGCATGATTCCTACTGGACACATGCATGCGACGTCGATCAAATGAACAAGATCCTCAGACAGAAGTTTGTTGAACTATATGAAGCGCCAATTTTGGAGGAT
- the LOC113753150 gene encoding DNA-directed RNA polymerase 1B, mitochondrial-like isoform X1, whose amino-acid sequence MWRNITKQASLRNFKFSSETHFFSPPFASKIFLQDDSFNGKTRTYSSDSGLNSQKQEVGFHQTSVLKQKNKEGHRKFGILSDPCGFGVSGGLRGYASAAAEAIISTSEEDVDDVQELVEEMERQNKAMEASYQQQKQQKMVGGMGMGKYHILRKRQVKIETEAWEQAAKEYQELLEDMCEQKLAPNLPYIKSLFLGWFEPLKDAIAAEQDLCKDGKNRGAYAQYFDQLPAEMMAVITMHKLMGLLMTGGGYGSARVVQAACHIGEAIEHEVRIHKFLEKTKRKNAMNKNPEKETEPVAKAEDRLRKKVNVLMKKQKLHQVREIVKHHDGSKPWGQDAQVKVGCRLIQIMMETAYIQPPVDQFEDGPPDIRPAFVHTLKTVETQRGSRRYGVIECDPLVRKGLERTAKHMVIPYMPMLVPPLNWTGYDRGAYLFLPSYIMRTHGAKQQREALRRCPKQQLEPVFQALDTLGSTKWRVNKRVLGVIDRIWASGGRLADLVDRDDIPLPEEPDTEDEREIRKWKWKVNNVKKENSERHSQRCDIELKLAVARKMKDEEGFFYPHNLDFRGRAYPMHPHLNHLGSDLCRGILEFAEGRPLGNSGLNWLKIHLANVYGGGVDKLSHEGRAAFAENHLEDIFDSADRPLEGRRWWLNAEDPFQCLATCMNLSEALRSPSPETTMSHLPIHQDGSCNGLQHYAALGRDKLGAAAVNLVAGEKPADVYSGIAARVLDIMRKDAARDPASDPNVLRARLLINQVDRKLVKQTVMTSVYGVTYIGARDQIKRRLKERCAIEDEAELFSAACYAAKTTLTALGEMFEAARSIMSWLGDCAKVIAMENQPVRWTTPLGLPVVQPYRKLGRHLIKTSLQVLTLQRETDKVMVKRQRTAFPPNFVHSLDGSHMMMTAIACREAGLNFAGVHDSYWTHACDVDQMNKILRQKFVELYEAPILEDLLDNFQKSFPKLKFPPLPERGDFDLREVLESPYFFN is encoded by the exons ATGTGGAGAAATATAACAAAGCAAGCATCGTtgagaaatttcaagttttcCTCGGAAACCCATTTCTTCTCACCACCATTTGCCTCCAAAATCTTTCTCCAAGATGATAGCTTTAATGGAAAAACCCGGACTTATAGCAGTGATAGTGGGCTGAATTCTCAAAAACAAGAAGTTGGTTTTCATCAAACTTCAGTCTTGAAGCAGAAGAATAAAGAGGGTCATCGAAAATTTGGGATTTTGAGTGACCCTTGTGGATTTGGAGTGTCTGGGGGTTTAAGGGGTTATGCTAGTGCTGCTGCTGAGGCTATTATTTCCACTTCTGAGGAAGATGTGGATGATGTTCAAGAATTGGTTGAGGAAATGGAAAGGCAAAACAAGGCAATGGAGGCGAGCTATCAGCAACAAAAGCAGCAAAAAATGGTGGGAGGAATGGGGATGGGGAAGTACCATATTCTTAGGAAAAGGCAGGTGAAGATAGAAACTGAGGCTTGGGAACAGGCGGCAAAAGAGTATCAGGAGCTTTTGGAGGATATGTGTGAGCAAAAACTTGCCCCAAATTTGCCATATATAAAGTCACTGTTTTTAGGTTGGTTTGAGCCATTAAAGGATGCCATTGCTGCTgagcaagatttgtgcaaggaTGGGAAGAACCGAGGAGCTTATGCCCAGTATTTTGATCAGTTGCCTGCTGAAATGATGGCCGTTATTACAATGCATAAGCTAATGGGACTGTTGATGACCGGGGGAGGATATGGCAGTGCTAGAGTGGTACAAGCTGCCTGCCATATTGGTGAAGCCATTGAGCATGAG GTTAGAATACACAAGTTTCTGGAGAAGACCAAACGGAAGAATGCAATGAATAAGAATCCTGAGAAAGAAACTGAACCAGTGGCTAAGGCAGAAGATAGACTAAGGAAAAAGGTCAATGTTCTGATGAAAAAGCAGAAGCTTCATCAAGTAAGGGAGATAGTAAAACATCATGATGGTTCAAAGCCCTGGGGGCAGGATGCTCAAGTTAAG GTTGGATGCCGTTTGATTCAGATTATGATGGAAACAGCCTACATACAGCCTCCAGTCGATCAGTTTGAAGATGGTCCACCTGATATTCGACCTGCATTTGTTCACACACTTAAGACTGTTGAAACACA GAGGGGCAGCAGGAGATATGGGGTGATTGAGTGTGACCCTCTAGTAAGGAAGGGCCTGGAGAGAACA GCTAAGCACATGGTGATTCCATATATGCCAATGCTGGTCCCTCCCCTGAACTGGACAGG GTATGACAGAGGTGCTTATTTGTTTTTGCCTTCCTATATCATGCGTACACATGGAGCAAAACAACAGCGAGAGGCTCTTAGGAGATGTCCAAAACAGCAACTAGAACCAGTTTTCCAG GCGCTTGACACACTTGGAAGTACAAAATGGAGGGTTAATAAAAGGGTGCTTGGTGTCATAGACAGAATTTGGGCCAGCGGTGGCCGTCTTGCTGATTTAGTTGACCGTGACGAT ATCCCTTTGCCAGAAGAGCCAGACACCGAAGATGAAAGAGAAATCAGGAAATGGAAGTGGAAAGTTAATAATGTGAAAAAAGAGAACAGTGAGAGGCATTCGCAGCGGTGTGATATAGAACTTAAGCTTGCT GTTGCTCggaaaatgaaggatgaggagggctTCTTTTATCCACACAATCTTGATTTCCGAGGCCGTGCATATCCCATGCACCCACATTTGAACCATCTTGGGTCTGATCTATGCCGTGGAATCCTTGAATTTGCAGAGGGGCGTCCACTTGGAAACTCAGGCTTGAACTGGTTGAAAATACATTTGGCAAATGTTTATGGTGGTGGTGTGGACAAGTTATCTCATGAAGGTCGTGCAGCATTTGCCGAAAACCATTTGGAGGACATATTTGATTCTGCAGACAGGCCTCTTGAAGGAAGGCGTTGGTGGTTGAATGCAGAGGATCCCTTTCAGTGCTTAGCAACATGTATGAATCTCTCTGAAGCATTGAGAAGTCCCTCTCCAGAGACTACCATGTCGCACTTGCCTATCCACCAG GATGGTTCATGCAATGGCCTGCAACATTATGCTGCTCTTGGAAGGGATAAG TTGGGAGCAGCAGCAGTCAATCTTGTTGCTGGTGAAAAGCCTGCCGATGTTTATTCTGGAATTGCTGCTAG GGTTCTTGACATTATGCGAAAAGATGCAGCAAGAGACCCTGCAAGTGATCCAAATGTCTTGAGGGCCAGGCTGCTGATCAACCAG GTGGACAGGAAATTGGTCAAGCAAACGGTCATGACATCAGTCTATGGTGTCACTTATATTGGTGCACGTGATCAAATTAAGAGGAGGTTAAAAGAACGTTGTGCCATTGAAGATGAAGCTGAGTTGTTTTCTGCAGCTTGCTATGCAGCAAAA ACCACCTTGACTGCTTTAGGGGAGATGTTTGAAGCAGCACGAAGCATCATGAGTTGGCTTGGTGACTGTGCGAAG GTCATTGCTATGGAAAATCAGCCAGTGCGGTGGACTACTCCACTTGGGCTTCCTGTTGTGCAACCTTATCGTAAACTCGGAAGGCATCTT ATTAAGACATCTCTTCAGGTTTTAACATTGCAACGAGAAACAGATAAG GTAATGGTTAAGCGGCAGAGAACAGCTTTCCCTCCAAATTTTGTCCACTCCCTTGATGGCTCTCATATGATGATGACTGCCATTGCTTGTAGAGAAGCTGGCTTGAATTTTGCAG GGGTGCATGATTCCTACTGGACACATGCATGCGACGTCGATCAAATGAACAAGATCCTCAGACAGAAGTTTGTTGAACTATATGAAGCGCCAATTTTGGAGGAT
- the LOC113754246 gene encoding heat shock protein 90-5, chloroplastic: MAPVLSRSVTSASVASLPYQKAPFSSVETKNSRVGVLGSAFLPRNGLRNSLLKSSGLKWKLERRESRVVVKCEGGAAVAEKEAPEVSGEIHEYQAEVSRLLDLIVHSLYSHKEVFLRELVSNASDALDKLRFLSVTEPGLLGDAGDLEIRIKPDPDNGTITIRDTGIGMTKDELIDCLGTIAQSGTSKFLKALKENKDVGADNSLIGQFGVGFYSAFLVAEKVVVSTKSPRSDKQYVWEAVADSSSYVIREETDPEKLVPRGTQITLHLKEDDKYEFSEPTRIQNLVKNYSQFVSFPIYVWLEKSRTVEVEEEEEPKEGEEKPEGEKPKKKKTTTEKYWDWELTNETKPIWMRSPKEVEKEQYQEFYKKTFNEFLDPLAHTHFTTEGEVEFRSILYIPGMAPLNNEEVINPKTKNIRLYVKRVFISDDFDGELFPRYLSFVKGLVDSDDLPLNVSREILQESRIVRIMKKRLVRKAFDMIQELSESENKEDYKKFWENFGKFLKLGCIEDSGNHKRITPLLRFFSSKSEEEPISLDDYVENMEENQKAIYYLATDSLKSAKTAPFVEKLVQKDIEVLYLIEPIDEVAIQNLQTYKEKKFVDISKEDLELGDEDEVKERETKQEYNLLCDWIKQQLGDQVAKVQVSKRLSSSPCVLVSGKFGWSANMERLMRAQTLGDTASLEFMRGRRILEINPEHPIIEDLNAACKNAPNSTDAKRVVELLYDTALISSGFTPDSPAELGNKIYEMMAMAVGGRWGRAEEGEAWAGEDSTESDASSSEASEAQVVEPSEIRTESDPWE; the protein is encoded by the exons ATGGCCCCTGTATTAAGCAGAAGTGTTACATCTGCTTCTGTGGCTTCACTTCCTTATCAAAAGGCCCCGTTTTCATCAGTGGAGACTAAGAACAGTAGAGTAGGGGTATTGGGAAGTGCTTTTTTGCCTAGAAATGGGTTGAGAAATAGTTTGTTAAAATCATCTGGGCTTAAGTGGAAGCTAGAGAGGAGAGAAAGCAGAGTGGTGGTTAAGTGTGAAGGGGGAGCTGCTGTGGCTGAAAAGGAGGCTCCTGAGGTCTCTGGGGAAATCCATGAATACCAGGCTgag GTTAGTCGCCTGCTGGACTTGATTGTTCACAGTCTTTACAGCCACAAGGAAGTTTTTCTTCGAGAACTTGTGAG CAATGCAAGTGATGCCCTTGACAAGTTGAGGTTTCTGAGTGTGACCGAACCTGGTCTTCTTGGGGATGCTGGTGACCTAGAAATTCGAATCAAACCTGACCCTGACAATGGGACCATCACTATAAG GGATACTGGAATTGGGATGACCAAAGATGAACTTATAGACTGTCTTGGAACTATTGCCCAGAGTGGTACTTCTAAGTTCTTGAAAGCTCTTAAG GAAAACAAGGATGTTGGAGCAGACAACAGTTTAATTGGTCAATTTGGAGTTGGTTTCTATTCTGCATTTTTGGTAGCTGAAAAG GTGGTAGTCTCCACAAAAAGCCCCAGGTCGGATAAGCAATATGTTTGGGAAGCTGTGGCTGATAGCAGTTCATATGTGATTAGGGAGGAAACTGATCCAGAAAAGCTCGTACCTCGAGGAACACAAATCACACTTCATCTAAAG GAGGATGATAAGTATGAATTCTCCGAGCCAACCAGGATCCAGAATTTGGTGAAGAACTACTCACAGTTTGTTTCCTTCCCCATCTATGTTTGGCTAGAGAAATCAAGAACTGTTGAG GTTGAAGAGGAGGAGGAACCTAAGGAGGGGGAAGAAAAACCAGAG GGGGAaaagccaaagaaaaaaaagacaacAACGGAGAAGTATTGGGACTGGGAATTAACCAATGAAACCAAGCCTATATGG ATGCGCAGTCCAAAGGAAGTTGAGAAAGAACAATACCAGGAATTTTACAAGAAGACTTTTAATGAGTTCTTGGATCCCCTTGCACACACACACTTCACCACTGAG GGTGAGGTCGAGTTCAGAAGTATTCTCTATATACCTGGAATGGCTCCTCTTAACAATGAGGAAGTGATTAATCCAAAGACAAAGAATATACGTCTGTATGTGAAGCGTGTTTTCATATCTGATGACTTTGATGGTGAACTG TTTCCAAGATATCTGAGCTTTGTGAAGGGTTTGGTGGACTCAGATGATCTTCCTCTTAATGTCTCCAGAGAAATACTTCAGGAAAGCCGCATT GTGAGGATAATGAAGAAGCGGCTTGTAAGGAAAGCATTTGACATGATTCAGGAACTTTCTGAAAGTGAGAACAAAGAG GATTACAAGAAGTTCTGGGAGAATTTCGGTAAATTTCTGAAATTGGGCTGTATTGAGGACTCTGGAAATCACAAGAGGATAACTCCCTTGCTACGCTTTTTCTCTTCGAAAAGTGAAGAAGAGCCGATAAGCTTGGATGATTATGTGGAGAACATGGAAGAGAATCAAAAGGCTATATATTACTTGGCAACAGACAGCTTAAAGAGTGCCAAGACTGCTCCTTTCGTGGAGAAATTGGTGCAGAAGGATATTGAG GTGTTATATCTAATTGAGCCAATTGATGAAGTTGCGATACAGAATCTACAGACTTACAAGGAAAAGAAGTTTGTTGATATCAGCAAGGAAGATTTGGAGCTTG GCGATGAGGATGAAGTGAAAGAAAGAGAGACAAAGCAAGAGTACAATCTTCTTTGCGACTGGATAAAGCAACAGCTGGGAGATCAGGTTGCAAAAGTTCAAGTCTCAAAACGATTAAGCTCATCACCATGTGTGCTTGTTTCTGGCAAGTTCGGGTGGTCTGCTAATATGGAAAG GTTAATGAGAGCACAGACCCTTGGAGATACTGCAAGTTTAGAGTTCATGAGGGGGAGGAGAATCCTGGAGATTAATCCTGAGCATCCTATAATCGAAGACCTAAAT GCCGCATGCAAAAATGCTCCCAATAGCACTGATGCCAAGAGGGTAGTGGAACTTTTATACGATACCGCATTGATCTCCAGTGGTTTCAct CCTGATAGTCCAGCAGAGTTGGGTAACAAGATTTACGAAATGATGGCAATGGCTGTGGGAGGAAGATGGGGCAGAGCGGAAGAAGGTGAAGCTTGGGCAGGAGAGGATTCAACAGAATCAGACGCGAGCTCTTCAGAAGCCTCAGAGGCACAAGTAGTTGAACCATCTGAAATAAGAACAGAAAGTGACCCTTGGGAGTAA